The region GTGGTACTTAGACGACAGCTGGAACAGTGCACACCCGGTTCCATTAGCCGTCATCTCAACAGATCGTATGGATTCCGGTAACTCCAGCTTCTGTAGTACGAGGGCGTTATCCTTATTAACGTTAAAGCTTCGCTGGACAGTCTGGCCGGTCTTCATCTCCATCGTTATGTTGAGATCGTCGGATGAAAATTTGGCTGCTATTTTAGCGAGAGCTTCCAACCCGACAACCGTGTCCTGCGTTGACTGGAATCCTCCTTTATCATTTCGCTGAGATAAAAGCCACTTCATCACAGGCAAACTCTCTAGCCCCGTCGATGAAACGAGTGAAGCTAACAGAGCGTAGGCACTCATTTCGACATCTACCGAACAGGGACGACAACAGTTCCAATTGTTGCGAACGGATTTCGAGTCCTTTTCTGTGACGTTCTTGCTCCACCACTTCATTTCGCCACTGACCGTGGCCCTGTATTCCAGCTTGCCCATCACTTCGTCCTTCATCTGATGACCAGCAATCTGTAAGGCGTATGCAACGAGGGCATGTGCATAGATATCGCATGGTTCGAGCACTTTTTGACTCAAGTAATTTAGAGCCTTGGTCACCGTCTCTGCATACTTTTGTGCATGTTCGCGTGTTTCGAGAAATGCTATCACCGTATAAGCCGTCAGTGCTAAGCcacctgctgctcctccctGCATATCCTTATGGCAAATGTTGCCTACCTCCGGGAACGATCCGTTCTCGCTTTGCACTTTACTGAGCCAGCCAAGCGCCTTGTCTACAATATTGGACTCTACGCTTATGTACTTGTTCGCTTGCTGGAACGATTTTGCAACGAAAGCGGTCAACCAGGTGCTTCCGCTCTTGTCCGATTCACCGAAAGCACTGAAGGACCCATCGGCATGTTTGTACGTGAGCTCTCGCTGATAACCAACTTCCATGCACCGTTTGGCTTTGGACACTATTCTATCATCAGCAGTCAGTCGCTTCGAAGCATTCAAATAGTCAAGCACCACGATGCATGGTACAAAGTTCAGCATGTTCTGCTCACCACACCCAAACGGCATGCGAATCAATGAATCCAAATTGGCGATCGATGATCCAAGCACATCGCCAATCACTGACACTGATACCTTCGTGGAGTTGGGCACGGCGTTGCTAGGAATATCAATTTCCAGCCTTTTAGTATGGTTGGCAGTGGAACGAAGGTCGATCAAAGTAGCCTGGTTAATGTACTGAGGAATTCCCTCGGGCTGGACCAGAAGCTCCCGTTCGATGCCATCTCCTGCCAGAGCACATGTTGCAGTTATCTTCAGTGTAATATGGCCGATCTTTTTGGGTTTGATCATAAAGGACAATGTTTTGCCTCCGTCTTTCGCTAGCAGCACTTTCATCCTTCGGTGATGATCTACAAAAGACATAATAATTACCGATTAATCATATCTCGAGATGCGTCGTGAGAGACTTGAGCACCCGCAACAAACCTTCGTAAACGCTTGACTCAGAATCGTCCGTAAATTCAAACTCCCCGTTTTTGTTGTAGAAAATCACGTCCGCCGTCTGATCTTCGTCCAGATAGTTGAAAACAATCACAGGAATTCGGACACTTTCGCCATGTTTTACCGAGTACGGCAAGTCCATCGATATGAAGAATGGTAGAAATACATTTATCTTGGCTGGAGACTCCATCAAACCAAGTCCAGTGTTTTGATTAAGCGAGAAACCCGAAATAATCCAAGAAGTCACCGTGTCGGGCACGATTTTCCTTATCACTTCACCATCCTTGTTActaagaaacataaaaaggattaaaaagcataaagtcgtttgcataatttatgggtTTCAGTACCACTTTTGAATGCTCTCCCAAATCCATGTTTCTGGAAAATTGCGGCGAATAGCTGGTTCGCTGGTATCTTCATCgtccatttcgatttcgtctTGACATTCGATCTTCATCATGTTTCTCTCCATCATTGGGGCCGCAAAGACAGCTGCTTCAACAGAAGCAGACGCGCAGATCACTGTTTCTTCAAGATCTTctgcaaataaaaaatgcaatttgAAATAATTccataaaacattcaacataaATTAATCCCATGGCTCATACCTAGGTCCTCGCGAGCGTTAGATATGAATATCGCTCCTGCATCCTGGAATAATCGAGAGAAGACTTGAATActgattcaatttatttctaattctaattttatgaataaaataatgaataTTTGAAATCCTAGAACCTGCATACCTGGAAATCAGGGAGTTCATTGTGATAATATAATGAATAATTTCGAGAAGATTCATATGCTTCCAACTCCTTCGCCACACAATCCCGGGTGAGGTCGTTTCCACTTTTGAGCAAAAGAACGCTTTGATCTACCGCCAATAATCCAACAAATGATTCTTCATTTGCTTTCACGCTTATATCAATTGTCTCGCCTGGCTTAACGTCATGATTTGTAATATCTAAAACTAACTGTGGAAACGGGAGAAGCGTTTTAGATTACTTACATGATCCTATTTACTGCCTTGTTCTAGATTCTCACATTGTTCTCGAAGATATTATGATACTCAATTGTAGTAATGTTACTAACGACGCTTCCATCTTTACACATGTAGAATGCGAGTAACTTTGCTCGAGGAACCATTGCATAAACAGACGGAATTGTTATAATAATACATGTTTGATCACTGGCTTCAACAACTCCACCATTGACCACGGCTCCTCGAGACAGGACAGCATAGGCGACGTACTTGAGAGGTTTTGTGCTACAAACATCAAACTTCAAGTCGTTTCCGAGCGATGGTCTAAAACAGAACAcaagaatataaaaaaagatggagaaaCTCTCTTCTCGATCGACTTACTGCTGCTCCGATGTTGATATCCTGATAAAtgcatccatttttccacgaCGTTTTCTAATTCCTTCGACTTCGTATGATTTTCCGCGAAACAATACTTCTATGCGGagataattaaatttcatgcTATCCAGATTCAAATCCAATTTGGTCATGCCTTTGTTGTCCAGCATATAGTTGGTTAATTGAACTTTGGAATCATTTCGAATCAAAACCATGATGGAATCTGCCTCTACAGGGCTCCCATCAAGGTTGGTTACTTTTATCCATGCTTTGTATGGGAGTCCCGGAATATACTCTGCCTCTTCCACCAATTTCACGGTGTATCGATCGTCATGGATCTTTACAGTCGCGGAGCCACTCTGCGTACGTCCTGTTAATTGCTCGCGGACCTCAGCCTCGAAGGAAAACTCGCGATAATATGCTGAGCTCAGTTTGAGCTCATCCTGCAGATTAAACTCCACCACTGTTTTACCATTAATTGGTACCGTCTTTTGACAAAAAGTAGTAACTTTCTCGCCATAGTAGTaattttctttcggtttcacCGAGAGAGTTAGCTCCCCAACAACCGGCTTGCCGTACGTGTACTTTGACTCGATCGATACTTTGAGAGTTTCATCGTCAACCGTCGTATAGCTATCTCCTTTTACGTTTACTTCAAACGTTGGAAGAACGTACTTATCCACATCGAATGATTTGGAttgtttctaaaaataaaacaatttaaaatcgTACAATGTGTGTGAGTGATAAAAATGACTCAGATAACTTACCACTCCCAACACCTCTACATTTATCTTCCATTCCCCGAGCACTGGCTCCGTGGACAGTGGAAGCTCCGCTTCAAAAACTCCAGTGCTATTAAGGCTTACATCATTCCACTGCTTGACTCGATTACCTGCGCCATCACAAATGAACAGCCTCATACTGGATCCAGCCATCGCGGGCTTCATGTTACGATCCAAAACAAGCACCCGGAAACGCACCGTATCTCCTGGCTTATACACAGCTTTATCAGTTTGCAGCAGAACCGAGCAGAACTTATCGTCGTACTCCAGCGTAGCCTCTTTCCGGAAAACTATTCCGGATTTTCCTTCTGCAACCAGCTCATATTTATCGTCCGGGATAGATCCGAGCTGAAATAATCCGATTTTCGTTAGCGTTTGCTTATTATTGGGACAATATTTTATTGTAAAAGAGTGACTTACTTgaaaaacgatcgattgatgatcaTTTCTTTCCAGTGAAACATTCTTACTCTCAATAACGTTACCCTTCGATACTAACGATACACACATTTCCAGCTTATCGGTCAGCTCAAAACTCGTAACCGTTACACGATACTCGGAGTTGGGTCGAATAATTctagcaccaacaacagcatagTGCCTGTGAAACGAACGATAAATTACGCATCGATCATTATAGATACTCAAATATATAGCAACGCTACAGCATAGCCGAAAATATGCGTTCCATCTCCATTCTAATAGCTGTTAAGCGTCACTCGTATGACTCATCCGTTGGTATTTTTCATCTCAACGCACAGAAGTATCGGTCCGCCTGTTACTCACCCCTTATCATGatcttctttctccttctttggcTTTGCCATACATGCTGCCCTATTTCCAAACGCTTCTGAAAGACCTTGGTTAAACATAATTGATAAACGTATGGTTATTTGTGCGTTTTATAAAAGGTTCAAAAAGTTATTGGACTTGGAGCACTTTGTTGTacgcacacactgcacagTAACTTGAAACGCACAGAAACTACGCCGGCAAGAATCGGCTAAATTTATAGATTCCGTTGCATGAACACAGTGAGAATTGTGTGACATTCTTGTTTTATCTCCCACGCTCGGCTGAATCCGCGAGAGTCGTTGCGAGAGGATTACAGTGACCAGCATAAGTAGAAGATCCACCTCTTTATTTAGTTTAGTTGATTGACTCTTGTATTAATGTTCAACAAATCTACCATGCTATGGTTGGCtacaaaatggaaaggaaaaggtttTTATTTATCGCTAGAACAACTTTGAATTTACTGTCGATctcgaattaaaaaaaactgtgagtGGTCTTTTACTATTCCTGATCACTGTACGCGTTCCTCTGCTCCGTGAATCCGTGAGAGTTGTAGCGAGAGTTTGAAGAGACCGGCGAGCGTGGAATATTGTAAACATTTACATTGACCTTGAAATTAGCATGAACGCAGGAACTAAAGCGAGGCAAATGGAACTCTGAATGAATGAATCTAAAATATGTTAGTAACAATTATTTCAGCTGAACTAtttaaaatattgatttgccAGGTGCACGCATAAGCTACAAGCTGTAGCATTCTTACCATGTTTTTCCATCCGACGAGCATATCAAGGAAGAGTTTTATTGAGACTCAGAATAATGATACAGTCACAGTGTAGGTAAGAAGATTGATCCTTTGATTGATCTTTTCCTTTTATGATTTATCTCTTTTCCACATCTTACGGCACGTTATACTTATAGCTTAGTTTCACCCATGCTGAGCCTAATCCTTTTGCGGAAACTCTCACCCTAGGAGTTGCTCTCGTTAATTGAAGTGTTTGCAAAAGTTCTCGATTGGTGTCATCCACGACAAGGTTCAGCATTGATGTAGGAAGCACTAGTGATAGTTTGGTTTCTGGAACCGTATTACGCTTAGCCACCTCTCCGAGAGCCTGCAAACCGATCAAATTTTCCGCAGTGACAATAAAGCGATTGCCAGTGAAGCAGCGTTTATAGAGCCATTGAGCCACACGTTGGATTTCCTCTGATGCCATAGTCCCTTCATTGATATTTGCCAGCAATGCGTACGCAGTGGTTTCTGTATCGCGCTTCGATGGTTCCTTGTTGGGAGGATGCCGTTCTAACCAACAACGGaaagcaccatcaacatcgaTGGCTTGTTTGTTCAACTGTTCGATTGCAGTCATTCGTGCAGGATGGTTCATTAGCTTAAGGAGGTACGCAATCCTTGCCATGCTGTACACATCATCCCTCGTAGCCTTCAATACCATCGCCAGTGTACGATTTCGCAAATTACCATATTTACTACTGTACTTGTTATTGATGAATGCTGTGAGAACAGTGATAGCGAGCGATAGCTCGGTTTCTCCAATTATCTGAGCACGATCCAACGCCGAAGCGCACGTCTCTTTAAAACTTCCATTGGTAAGCATTTGCTCCTGTAGCCAATT is a window of Anopheles aquasalis chromosome 2, idAnoAquaMG_Q_19, whole genome shotgun sequence DNA encoding:
- the LOC126568982 gene encoding CD109 antigen-like, encoding MFNQGLSEAFGNRAACMAKPKKEKEDHDKGHYAVVGARIIRPNSEYRVTVTSFELTDKLEMCVSLVSKGNVIESKNVSLERNDHQSIVFQLGSIPDDKYELVAEGKSGIVFRKEATLEYDDKFCSVLLQTDKAVYKPGDTVRFRVLVLDRNMKPAMAGSSMRLFICDGAGNRVKQWNDVSLNSTGVFEAELPLSTEPVLGEWKINVEVLGVKQSKSFDVDKYVLPTFEVNVKGDSYTTVDDETLKVSIESKYTYGKPVVGELTLSVKPKENYYYGEKVTTFCQKTVPINGKTVVEFNLQDELKLSSAYYREFSFEAEVREQLTGRTQSGSATVKIHDDRYTVKLVEEAEYIPGLPYKAWIKVTNLDGSPVEADSIMVLIRNDSKVQLTNYMLDNKGMTKLDLNLDSMKFNYLRIEVLFRGKSYEVEGIRKRRGKMDAFIRISTSEQQPSLGNDLKFDVCSTKPLKYVAYAVLSRGAVVNGGVVEASDQTCIIITIPSVYAMVPRAKLLAFYMCKDGSVVSNITTIEYHNIFENNLVLDITNHDVKPGETIDISVKANEESFVGLLAVDQSVLLLKSGNDLTRDCVAKELEAYESSRNYSLYYHNELPDFQDAGAIFISNAREDLEDLEETVICASASVEAAVFAAPMMERNMMKIECQDEIEMDDEDTSEPAIRRNFPETWIWESIQKCNKDGEVIRKIVPDTVTSWIISGFSLNQNTGLGLMESPAKINVFLPFFISMDLPYSVKHGESVRIPVIVFNYLDEDQTADVIFYNKNGEFEFTDDSESSVYEDHHRRMKVLLAKDGGKTLSFMIKPKKIGHITLKITATCALAGDGIERELLVQPEGIPQYINQATLIDLRSTANHTKRLEIDIPSNAVPNSTKVSVSVIGDVLGSSIANLDSLIRMPFGCGEQNMLNFVPCIVVLDYLNASKRLTADDRIVSKAKRCMEVGYQRELTYKHADGSFSAFGESDKSGSTWLTAFVAKSFQQANKYISVESNIVDKALGWLSKVQSENGSFPEVGNICHKDMQGGAAGGLALTAYTVIAFLETREHAQKYAETVTKALNYLSQKVLEPCDIYAHALVAYALQIAGHQMKDEVMGKLEYRATVSGEMKWWSKNVTEKDSKSVRNNWNCCRPCSVDVEMSAYALLASLVSSTGLESLPVMKWLLSQRNDKGGFQSTQDTVVGLEALAKIAAKFSSDDLNITMEMKTGQTVQRSFNVNKDNALVLQKLELPESIRSVEMTANGTGCALFQLSSKYHINDKESSPRFKLEPLVSKGEMESAIKISITTSFIPSEDQPISNMAVMEIDMLSGFIVESDSIAALKQHSAVKKIETKRGDTTLVLYFDNIGETSVTLTVIAYRKHEVTDIKPANTIIYDYYDNTRRCSAFYEIPA